A portion of the Chlamydia avium 10DC88 genome contains these proteins:
- the tal gene encoding transaldolase, which produces MPKQFDQLKLWSVIVCDTGDPELIKASGAQDATTNPSLILKVAQEPKYQELLTEAIAWGIRQNGDDVQTLTFVLDKIQVNFGLEILKAIPGRVSLEIDARLSFNTEAMVQRAVFLSQLFEAAGGDKKRLLVKVPGTWEGIRAVEILEKQGIACNVTLIFNLIQAIAAAQAKATVISPFVGRIYDWWIAAYGEEGYSIDSDPGVASVTNIYTYYKKFDIPTQVMAASFRTKEQVLALAGCDLLTVSPKLLDQLKQGESPITRKLSVEEAKKLDVQAVELTESVFRFLMNEDAMATEKLAEGIRIFSGDTQILEAAVTEFIKQIAVQDA; this is translated from the coding sequence ATGCCTAAACAATTTGATCAACTAAAACTCTGGAGTGTTATTGTTTGTGATACTGGTGATCCAGAATTAATTAAAGCTTCTGGAGCTCAAGACGCAACTACGAACCCTTCTCTTATCCTAAAGGTGGCTCAGGAACCAAAATATCAAGAATTGTTAACCGAAGCTATTGCTTGGGGAATTCGACAAAATGGCGACGATGTTCAAACATTGACTTTTGTATTAGACAAAATACAAGTTAATTTTGGTTTGGAAATTCTTAAAGCTATTCCTGGTCGAGTATCACTAGAAATTGATGCCCGTCTATCTTTTAATACAGAAGCCATGGTGCAAAGGGCTGTTTTTCTAAGTCAATTGTTTGAGGCTGCCGGAGGAGATAAGAAACGTCTTTTAGTGAAAGTTCCTGGCACTTGGGAAGGTATCCGTGCTGTTGAAATATTGGAGAAACAAGGAATTGCTTGTAATGTTACTTTGATTTTTAACCTTATTCAAGCTATTGCTGCTGCACAGGCCAAGGCAACAGTGATTTCTCCATTTGTTGGCCGTATTTATGATTGGTGGATAGCAGCTTACGGGGAAGAAGGATATTCTATAGATTCAGACCCTGGTGTTGCTTCTGTAACTAATATTTATACGTATTATAAGAAATTTGATATCCCCACGCAAGTCATGGCAGCTTCTTTCCGTACGAAAGAACAAGTCCTTGCGTTAGCAGGATGTGATTTATTAACTGTTTCTCCAAAGTTATTGGATCAATTAAAGCAAGGTGAGTCGCCAATTACTAGGAAGCTTAGTGTAGAAGAAGCTAAGAAGTTGGATGTGCAAGCTGTGGAATTAACAGAAAGTGTATTCCGGTTCTTAATGAATGAAGATGCCATGGCTACTGAAAAACTTGCTGAAGGTATTCGTATATTTTCTGGAGATACTCAAATTCTTGAGGCAGCAGTCACTGAATTTATTAAGCAGATAGCTGTACAAGATGCATAA
- the rpoC gene encoding DNA-directed RNA polymerase subunit beta', with amino-acid sequence MFGENSRDIGTLSKEGLFDKLEIGIASDVIIRDKWSCGEIKKPETINYRTFKPEKGGLFCEKIFGPTKDWECCCGKYKKIKHKGIVCDRCGVEVTLSKVRRERMAHIELAVPIVHIWFFKTTPSRIGNVLGMTASDLERIIYYEEYVVIDPGKTDLNKKQLLNDAQYREVIEKWGKDAFVAKMGGEAIYDLLKSEDLPSLLKELKDRLRKTKSQQARMKLAKRLKIIEGFVSSSNHPEWMVLKNVPVVPPDLRPLVPLDGGRFATSDLNDLYRRVINRNNRLKAILRLKTPEVIVRNEKRMLQEAVDALFDNGRHGHPVMGAGNRPLKSLSEMLKGKNGRFRQNLLGKRVDYSGRSVIIVGPELKFNQCGLPKEMALELFEPFIIKRLKDQGSVYTIRSAKKMIQRGAPEVWDVLEEIIKGHPVLLNRAPTLHRLGIQAFEPVLIEGKAIRVHPLVCAAFNADFDGDQMAVHVPLSIEAQLEAKILMMAPDNIFLPSSGKPVAIPSKDMTLGLYYLMADPTYFPEDHGEKIKIFKDEKEVLRALSVGGFLDERLDNRRDETGRGLHIHEKIKVRIDGQIIETTPGRVLFNRIVPKELGFQNYSMPSKRISELILQCYKKVGLESTVRFLDDLKDLGFIQATKAAISMGLKDVKIPEIKSDILKEAYNKVAVVKKQYDDGIITDGERHSKTISIWTEVSETLSDALYIEISKQNNSKHNPLFLMIDSGARGNKSQLKQLGALRGLMAKPNGAIIESPITSNFREGLTVLEYSISSHGARKGLADTALKTADSGYLTRRLVDVAQDVIITEKDCGTLNHIEISAIRQGSEELLPLKDRIYGRTVAEDIYQPGNKSELLAKSGDVLTSIQAEVIDDAGIESIKIRSTLTCESRRGVCAKCYGLNLANGRLIGLGEAVGIIAAQSIGEPGTQLTMRTFHLGGIAATSSTPEIVTNSSGILIYMDLRVVTGQDGNNLVLNKKGALHVVRDEGRSLEEYKKLLGTKSIESLETFPVELGVKILIKDGESVSAGQRIAEVELHNIPIICDKPGFVKCEDLVEGISTEKVVNKNTGLVELIVKQHRGELHPQIAIYADADLTELVGTYAIPSGAIISVEEGQRVEAGMLLARLPRGAIKTKDITGGLPRVAELVEARKPEDAADIAKIDGVVDFKGIQKNKRILVVRDEMTGMEEEHLIPLTKHLIVQRGDNVMKGQQLTDGLVVPHEILEICGVRELQKYLVNEVQEVYRLQGVDINDKHIEIIVRQMLQKVRITDPGDTTLLFGEEVNKKEFYEENRRTEEEGGKPAQAVPVLLGITKASLGTESFISAASFQDTTRVLTDAACSSKTDYLLGFKENVIMGHIIPGGTGFDTHKRIKQYLEQEQEELVFDFVSESECAC; translated from the coding sequence ATGTTCGGAGAAAATTCTCGAGATATTGGCACTTTGTCGAAAGAGGGGCTATTTGATAAGTTGGAAATAGGAATCGCCTCAGATGTTATTATTCGTGATAAGTGGTCTTGTGGAGAAATTAAGAAGCCCGAAACAATAAATTATCGTACCTTTAAACCTGAAAAAGGTGGATTATTTTGTGAAAAAATTTTCGGTCCTACTAAGGATTGGGAATGTTGTTGCGGTAAGTATAAAAAAATCAAACATAAGGGAATTGTTTGCGATCGTTGTGGAGTCGAAGTTACCCTTTCTAAAGTACGTCGTGAACGTATGGCTCATATTGAATTGGCTGTTCCTATCGTACATATATGGTTTTTCAAGACTACCCCTTCACGCATAGGTAATGTTTTAGGAATGACGGCGTCTGACCTTGAAAGAATCATTTATTATGAAGAGTATGTGGTTATCGATCCAGGTAAGACAGATCTTAATAAGAAGCAGCTTTTAAACGATGCCCAATATCGTGAAGTTATTGAGAAGTGGGGGAAAGATGCTTTCGTAGCAAAAATGGGCGGAGAAGCGATTTATGATCTATTAAAATCGGAGGATCTTCCAAGTTTATTGAAAGAACTTAAAGATCGTTTGAGAAAAACAAAATCGCAGCAAGCTCGCATGAAACTTGCTAAACGGTTGAAAATTATTGAAGGGTTTGTTTCTTCCTCTAATCATCCTGAGTGGATGGTATTAAAAAATGTCCCCGTAGTTCCACCAGATCTTCGTCCTCTAGTTCCTTTAGATGGTGGAAGGTTTGCAACTTCAGATTTAAATGATCTTTATCGTCGTGTTATTAACCGAAATAATCGTCTTAAAGCAATTTTAAGATTAAAGACTCCTGAAGTTATTGTGCGAAATGAAAAGCGCATGTTGCAGGAAGCTGTAGATGCCTTATTTGATAATGGGCGTCATGGACATCCTGTAATGGGTGCTGGAAACCGTCCTTTAAAGTCTCTTTCAGAGATGTTAAAAGGGAAAAATGGTCGTTTCCGACAGAATCTTTTGGGTAAGCGAGTTGATTATTCTGGGCGTTCTGTAATTATTGTTGGTCCAGAGCTCAAATTTAATCAGTGCGGTCTTCCTAAAGAAATGGCACTTGAGTTGTTTGAACCTTTTATTATTAAGAGACTCAAAGACCAGGGTAGTGTCTACACAATCCGTTCTGCTAAGAAAATGATCCAACGAGGTGCTCCTGAAGTCTGGGATGTGTTGGAGGAGATTATTAAGGGACATCCTGTGTTACTTAACAGGGCGCCTACTTTACATCGTTTGGGGATTCAAGCATTCGAACCTGTGTTAATTGAGGGTAAAGCAATTCGTGTTCACCCACTAGTCTGTGCAGCTTTTAACGCGGACTTTGATGGTGACCAAATGGCAGTACACGTGCCTTTATCTATAGAAGCACAATTAGAAGCTAAAATTTTGATGATGGCCCCAGATAATATTTTCTTGCCGTCATCTGGAAAACCAGTAGCCATACCTTCAAAAGACATGACATTAGGGCTGTATTATCTCATGGCAGACCCAACATATTTCCCTGAAGATCATGGAGAGAAAATAAAAATATTTAAGGACGAAAAGGAAGTATTGCGAGCTCTGTCTGTAGGAGGATTTCTCGATGAGCGATTGGATAATCGTCGAGATGAAACCGGTCGAGGACTACATATACATGAAAAAATTAAAGTTCGTATAGACGGTCAAATTATTGAAACTACTCCAGGACGAGTATTATTTAATAGAATTGTACCCAAAGAGCTTGGGTTCCAAAATTATAGTATGCCAAGCAAACGCATTAGTGAGTTAATTTTACAGTGCTATAAAAAAGTAGGTTTAGAGTCTACTGTGCGTTTCTTAGATGACCTTAAAGATTTAGGCTTTATCCAAGCAACAAAAGCCGCAATTTCTATGGGATTAAAGGACGTAAAAATTCCTGAAATTAAGAGTGATATTCTTAAGGAAGCTTACAATAAGGTTGCTGTTGTTAAGAAACAATATGATGATGGGATCATTACTGATGGTGAACGTCATTCGAAAACAATTAGTATTTGGACAGAAGTTTCGGAAACCTTATCAGACGCTTTATATATCGAAATTAGTAAACAGAATAATAGTAAACACAATCCTTTATTCTTAATGATAGACTCTGGAGCTCGAGGTAATAAATCTCAATTAAAGCAGCTAGGAGCGTTGCGGGGCTTAATGGCGAAGCCAAATGGAGCTATTATTGAATCTCCTATTACCTCCAATTTCCGTGAGGGATTGACTGTTCTTGAATACTCAATTTCTTCACACGGAGCTAGAAAAGGTTTAGCGGATACAGCATTAAAAACCGCAGATTCTGGATATTTAACACGTCGTCTTGTTGATGTAGCTCAGGATGTGATTATTACAGAAAAAGATTGTGGTACATTAAATCACATAGAGATTTCTGCTATTCGTCAAGGTTCAGAGGAATTATTACCTTTGAAAGATCGTATCTATGGTCGTACAGTAGCAGAAGACATATATCAACCAGGTAATAAGAGTGAACTGCTTGCTAAGAGCGGAGATGTCCTCACTTCTATACAAGCAGAAGTTATTGATGATGCAGGTATTGAAAGTATTAAGATTCGCTCTACATTGACTTGCGAAAGTCGACGAGGGGTATGTGCGAAGTGTTACGGACTGAATCTTGCGAATGGTCGTCTTATTGGTTTAGGAGAAGCTGTAGGAATTATTGCTGCTCAATCTATTGGTGAACCTGGAACACAGTTAACAATGAGAACGTTCCACCTTGGAGGTATTGCTGCAACATCTTCTACACCAGAGATTGTAACGAATAGTTCCGGTATATTGATATACATGGATTTACGTGTTGTTACTGGTCAAGATGGTAATAATCTCGTCTTGAATAAGAAAGGTGCTTTGCATGTAGTGCGAGATGAAGGGCGGAGTTTAGAGGAATATAAGAAACTACTAGGTACAAAATCCATCGAAAGTTTGGAAACATTCCCTGTAGAGCTTGGAGTTAAAATTCTAATCAAAGATGGGGAATCAGTATCTGCTGGACAAAGGATAGCTGAAGTTGAGTTGCACAATATTCCAATTATTTGTGATAAGCCTGGTTTTGTGAAATGTGAAGACTTGGTAGAAGGAATTTCTACTGAGAAAGTAGTTAATAAAAATACAGGTTTAGTGGAGCTTATTGTTAAACAGCATCGTGGAGAGCTACATCCTCAAATTGCTATTTATGCTGATGCCGATTTAACAGAGCTTGTTGGAACCTATGCTATTCCTTCTGGTGCTATTATTTCTGTCGAAGAAGGACAGAGGGTAGAAGCAGGTATGTTGTTAGCAAGGCTACCGCGAGGTGCTATTAAGACTAAAGATATTACTGGAGGCTTACCTCGTGTTGCTGAACTAGTGGAAGCTAGAAAACCTGAAGATGCTGCCGATATTGCGAAAATTGATGGGGTTGTTGATTTTAAAGGTATTCAAAAGAATAAACGTATTCTTGTTGTCCGAGATGAGATGACGGGTATGGAAGAAGAGCATTTGATTCCTCTAACAAAACATCTCATTGTTCAGCGTGGTGATAATGTTATGAAAGGTCAGCAACTAACTGATGGGTTAGTTGTCCCTCATGAAATTTTAGAAATTTGTGGTGTTCGTGAATTGCAGAAATATTTGGTGAACGAAGTTCAAGAAGTTTATCGTCTACAAGGTGTAGATATCAATGATAAGCATATTGAAATTATTGTACGTCAAATGTTGCAAAAAGTACGTATTACTGATCCAGGAGACACAACTTTGCTCTTTGGAGAAGAAGTAAATAAAAAAGAGTTTTACGAGGAAAATCGACGCACAGAAGAAGAGGGAGGTAAGCCTGCGCAAGCTGTTCCTGTATTATTAGGAATTACTAAAGCTTCTCTTGGAACAGAATCGTTTATTTCTGCTGCATCTTTCCAAGATACAACTCGAGTATTAACTGACGCAGCTTGCAGTAGTAAAACTGACTACCTCTTAGGTTTTAAAGAAAATGTGATTATGGGGCACATAATTCCTGGAGGAACAGGGTTTGATACTCATAAGCGTATTAAGCAATACTTAGAGCAAGAACAAGAAGAACTTGTTTTTGACTTTGTAAGTGAATCTGAATGCGCTTGTTAG
- a CDS encoding V-type ATP synthase subunit A, which yields MVATSEQTTQGYVVEAYGNLLRVHFDGHVRQGEVAYVNVDNSWLKAEIIEVVGQEVKMQVFEDTQDVRRGALVTFSGHLLEAELGPGLLQGIFDGLQNRLQVLAESSIFLKRGNYVNALCRHTLWEYTPQVVVGDLVSPGDVIGLVKEGCFDHKIMVPLSCFKDLTITWVISEGSYSVDTVVAKARDVDGKEYNFTMVQKWPIKQAFIRGEKIPCSEIMEVGVRILDTHIPVLKGGTFCTPGPFGAGKTVLQHHLSKYAAVDIVILCACGERAGEVVEVLQEFPHLKDPHTGESLMHRTCIICNTSSMPVAARESSIYLGITIAEYYRQMGLDVLLLADSTSRWAQALREISGRLEEIPGEEAFPAYLASRIAAFYERGGALLTPSGSVGSLTICGAVSPAGGNFEEPVTQATLSVVGAFCGLSKARADARRYPSIDPMISWSKYLDQVGAILEDKVCGWGEAVKKVDRLLREGSEIGKRMEVVGEEGISMEDMEIYLKSELYDFCYLQQNAFDPVDCYCPFERQIELFTLINRIFDTQLSFDCSDNARSFFLELQSKIKTLNGQEFLSDEYKKGMEVIHKLLDAKIAQTA from the coding sequence ATGGTAGCAACTTCAGAACAAACAACACAAGGATACGTAGTAGAAGCCTACGGTAATTTATTGCGTGTACATTTTGATGGTCATGTTCGTCAGGGTGAAGTTGCTTATGTAAATGTAGATAATTCTTGGTTAAAAGCAGAAATCATTGAAGTCGTTGGTCAGGAAGTCAAAATGCAAGTCTTTGAGGATACTCAAGATGTGCGTAGAGGGGCTTTAGTTACTTTTTCGGGGCATCTATTGGAAGCAGAACTTGGTCCAGGGCTTTTACAGGGTATTTTTGACGGTCTTCAAAATCGTTTACAGGTGCTGGCTGAAAGTAGCATTTTTTTAAAAAGAGGTAATTACGTTAATGCACTGTGTAGACATACCCTATGGGAATATACTCCTCAAGTTGTTGTAGGCGATCTTGTATCTCCAGGAGATGTGATTGGTTTGGTTAAGGAAGGGTGCTTTGATCATAAAATTATGGTGCCTTTGTCTTGTTTTAAAGATCTCACAATTACTTGGGTGATTTCTGAAGGTAGTTATAGCGTTGATACGGTGGTAGCCAAAGCTCGCGATGTAGATGGGAAGGAATATAATTTTACCATGGTACAGAAGTGGCCAATTAAACAGGCCTTCATTCGTGGAGAGAAGATTCCTTGCTCAGAGATTATGGAAGTTGGAGTTCGGATTTTAGATACACATATTCCTGTATTGAAGGGTGGAACATTCTGTACTCCAGGACCATTTGGAGCAGGGAAAACAGTATTACAACATCACTTATCTAAATATGCTGCGGTAGATATTGTTATTTTATGTGCCTGTGGAGAACGTGCAGGGGAAGTCGTAGAGGTGTTACAAGAGTTCCCCCATCTTAAGGATCCACATACAGGAGAGTCTTTAATGCATAGGACATGTATTATTTGTAATACTTCATCCATGCCTGTGGCTGCTAGGGAATCATCTATATACTTAGGCATTACTATAGCAGAATATTATCGCCAGATGGGGTTGGATGTCTTGTTACTCGCAGATTCTACATCCAGATGGGCTCAAGCTTTAAGAGAGATTTCTGGAAGGTTAGAAGAAATCCCAGGAGAGGAAGCTTTTCCTGCGTATCTTGCATCACGTATTGCAGCATTTTATGAGAGAGGTGGAGCTCTTCTTACGCCTAGTGGTTCTGTAGGATCTTTAACCATATGTGGTGCCGTATCTCCTGCAGGAGGGAATTTTGAAGAACCTGTTACTCAGGCTACCCTGTCAGTAGTAGGAGCTTTCTGTGGTTTGTCAAAAGCTCGTGCTGATGCTCGACGGTATCCTTCAATCGATCCAATGATTTCTTGGTCAAAATATCTCGATCAAGTGGGAGCTATCCTAGAAGATAAAGTTTGTGGATGGGGAGAAGCTGTAAAAAAAGTAGATCGTTTGTTACGTGAGGGTTCTGAAATTGGCAAACGTATGGAAGTAGTCGGAGAAGAAGGGATTTCCATGGAGGATATGGAAATCTATCTAAAGTCTGAATTATATGATTTTTGTTACCTTCAACAGAATGCTTTTGATCCTGTAGATTGTTATTGTCCCTTTGAGCGACAGATTGAATTATTTACATTAATTAATCGTATTTTTGACACACAATTAAGTTTTGATTGTTCTGATAATGCAAGAAGTTTCTTTCTTGAATTACAAAGTAAAATTAAAACTTTGAATGGCCAGGAGTTTCTTTCTGATGAGTATAAGAAAGGAATGGAGGTGATTCATAAGTTGTTAGATGCAAAGATCGCACAAACAGCGTAG
- a CDS encoding ferredoxin, translating into MNHNSLLVFSCPCCCKGEVAFSLVSLEKVLVCSCCSSTYAFDAAMRNAIHQFAALCMRIHDASPLLGSAAVSVSVQGTSIEIPFQLLFSRFPVVFNLTIDGKKINIHFIFDALKNEILHQENKVLLQK; encoded by the coding sequence ATGAACCATAACTCGTTGCTTGTTTTTTCCTGTCCTTGCTGTTGTAAAGGAGAAGTTGCCTTTTCCTTAGTTAGTTTGGAGAAGGTATTGGTATGTAGTTGTTGTTCTTCTACATATGCTTTTGACGCAGCAATGCGTAATGCAATTCATCAATTTGCTGCATTGTGTATGAGAATTCATGATGCCTCTCCTTTGCTGGGGAGCGCAGCAGTTTCTGTATCAGTTCAAGGTACTTCAATAGAAATTCCTTTTCAATTGCTTTTTTCTAGGTTTCCTGTAGTTTTTAATCTTACTATTGATGGGAAGAAGATAAACATTCATTTTATTTTTGATGCTTTGAAAAATGAGATATTACATCAAGAAAACAAAGTGCTGCTTCAAAAGTAA
- a CDS encoding DUF2764 family protein has protein sequence MTQYCFLSLFFLHQAPKSQPVYSFEDLDDLLQLNLSKKDFGYYVILKRFFDFNNFAFFWAGKPISQSFGTVTQKNVENMLRLKQWADDCEFEDFFKDFLLQYKTSQERLDNFSHLVGEFLAYYQNSSSEFLRTYFTFKQNIRVILAGFRARVLNLDVSYVLRNEDSSDPIVLQVLMQKDSPHYELPQEFADLSSMLEDYGRLPHTLNRTLSLYEFHKIEEMYRDKFFDSDAVLAKITTYLLAIYNSVANVEKGRNIINSMERAITW, from the coding sequence ATGACTCAGTATTGCTTTTTATCTTTATTTTTTCTTCATCAGGCTCCTAAATCTCAGCCCGTTTATTCTTTTGAAGATCTTGATGATCTTTTGCAATTGAATCTATCGAAGAAAGACTTTGGATATTATGTAATTTTAAAGCGATTTTTTGATTTTAATAATTTCGCATTTTTTTGGGCAGGTAAGCCTATCTCTCAATCCTTTGGTACAGTGACACAAAAAAATGTAGAAAACATGCTTCGTTTAAAGCAGTGGGCTGATGATTGTGAGTTTGAGGACTTTTTTAAGGATTTTCTTTTACAATATAAAACTTCTCAGGAACGCTTAGATAACTTTTCTCATTTAGTTGGGGAATTTTTAGCTTATTATCAAAATAGCTCCTCAGAGTTCCTTCGGACATATTTTACATTTAAGCAAAATATCCGTGTAATATTAGCAGGATTTCGAGCTCGAGTACTGAATTTGGACGTTTCCTATGTATTGCGAAACGAGGATAGTTCAGATCCAATAGTGTTGCAAGTATTAATGCAGAAAGATTCCCCTCATTATGAACTTCCTCAAGAGTTTGCTGATTTAAGTAGTATGTTGGAGGATTACGGACGCTTACCTCATACATTAAATCGAACACTATCATTGTATGAGTTTCATAAGATAGAAGAGATGTATCGAGATAAATTTTTTGATTCAGATGCAGTTTTAGCAAAAATTACAACGTACCTTTTGGCTATTTATAATAGTGTAGCGAATGTAGAGAAGGGTAGAAATATTATCAATTCTATGGAAAGGGCAATCACATGGTAG
- a CDS encoding V-type ATP synthase subunit E, translating into MADLSAENKLKQICDALRIETLKPAEDEAATIVENAKENAKRIVLEAQEEANRIIETAREEAELKLKQGEASLAQAGKRALEALKQAIENKIFKESLAEWLENVLIDSDVSAKLISALIQAIEEKGISGELIAYVGKHVAARSVNEILGKEILAKLKSEGVAIGKFVGGVQLRVEDRNLVLDLSSDALLELLSRYLQKDFREMVFQDS; encoded by the coding sequence ATGGCAGATCTCAGTGCAGAAAATAAACTTAAACAAATCTGCGATGCTCTAAGAATAGAAACTTTGAAGCCCGCAGAAGATGAAGCAGCCACTATAGTAGAGAATGCAAAGGAAAATGCAAAAAGGATTGTTCTAGAAGCTCAAGAAGAAGCTAATCGAATTATAGAAACTGCCCGAGAAGAAGCAGAACTTAAATTGAAACAAGGTGAAGCCTCTTTAGCTCAAGCAGGTAAACGTGCCTTAGAAGCTTTGAAGCAAGCTATTGAGAATAAGATATTCAAAGAGTCTTTGGCTGAGTGGTTAGAAAATGTTTTAATAGATTCTGATGTATCTGCGAAGCTCATATCAGCTTTAATTCAAGCAATTGAAGAAAAAGGGATCTCCGGAGAGTTAATAGCTTATGTAGGGAAGCACGTTGCAGCAAGATCTGTTAATGAAATTCTCGGAAAAGAAATATTAGCGAAACTTAAAAGTGAAGGAGTAGCTATTGGTAAATTTGTTGGCGGAGTGCAATTAAGAGTAGAAGACAGGAATTTAGTATTGGATCTTAGCTCAGATGCTTTACTTGAACTTCTATCTCGTTATTTGCAAAAAGATTTTCGTGAAATGGTATTCCAGGACTCTTAA